A region from the uncultured Macellibacteroides sp. genome encodes:
- a CDS encoding sugar porter family MFS transporter — MKQTNTVYLLLISLVSAMGGLLFGYDWVVIGGAKIFYEPFFGLEGSAALRGWAMSSALIGCLVGALLAGAWSDRYGRKKMLILASALFVAAAIGTGAVNSFTWFIIYRILGGFGIGIASNISPIYIAEVSPASVRGKFVSLNQLTIVVGILAAQLVNWQIGEYFTKGSETLTPESIEQAWRWMFWAGLVPAGLFFVLSFTIPESPRWLAINGKEQAALKVFTHIGGSAYAQSALADMKIVSGAESQVNWRALMQPGVRKVLIIGVVLAVFQQWCGINVIFNYAHEIFSAAGYAVSDVLMNIVVTGVTNLIFTFVAIYTVDKWGRRALMFVGSIGLALIYALLGTCYFLGVSGWPMLLLVVMAIACYAMSLAPVVWVVLSEIFPVKIRGAAMALSTFFLWVACFILTYTFPLFNEMLGAAGTFWIYGGICLAGFLFIKSHLPETKGKSLEQIEKELTK; from the coding sequence ATGAAACAGACAAACACAGTTTATCTTTTACTTATCAGCTTGGTCTCCGCTATGGGGGGGCTGCTCTTCGGCTATGACTGGGTGGTTATTGGCGGAGCTAAAATTTTCTATGAACCTTTTTTCGGTCTGGAAGGATCGGCTGCTCTACGTGGATGGGCAATGAGTAGTGCGTTGATTGGTTGTTTGGTGGGAGCGTTACTGGCCGGAGCCTGGAGCGACCGTTATGGCAGAAAGAAGATGTTGATATTAGCCTCGGCATTGTTCGTTGCAGCGGCTATAGGTACAGGAGCTGTAAATAGCTTTACCTGGTTTATTATATATCGGATTTTAGGAGGGTTTGGTATCGGGATAGCCTCCAATATCTCTCCGATTTACATTGCCGAAGTTTCACCGGCGTCTGTAAGAGGTAAATTTGTATCACTCAATCAGCTAACAATAGTGGTCGGAATACTGGCAGCACAGTTGGTGAACTGGCAGATTGGCGAATACTTTACCAAAGGAAGCGAAACGTTGACACCCGAGAGCATTGAACAGGCATGGCGCTGGATGTTTTGGGCCGGGCTGGTTCCCGCCGGTTTGTTTTTTGTCCTTTCATTTACAATCCCGGAAAGTCCGCGTTGGCTTGCCATCAATGGCAAGGAACAGGCTGCCCTGAAGGTTTTTACACACATTGGAGGATCAGCATATGCACAAAGCGCACTGGCCGATATGAAAATCGTTTCCGGAGCAGAAAGTCAGGTAAATTGGCGTGCCTTGATGCAACCGGGTGTTCGTAAAGTATTGATTATCGGTGTGGTGTTGGCTGTTTTCCAGCAATGGTGCGGTATAAATGTGATTTTTAACTACGCACACGAAATATTTTCTGCCGCGGGTTATGCAGTCTCCGATGTATTAATGAATATCGTGGTTACCGGAGTTACCAATCTTATATTCACTTTCGTTGCCATTTATACAGTCGACAAGTGGGGACGACGGGCACTGATGTTTGTGGGATCGATAGGTCTGGCATTAATCTACGCCTTGCTGGGAACTTGTTACTTTCTGGGGGTAAGCGGATGGCCCATGTTATTGTTGGTTGTTATGGCAATCGCCTGTTACGCCATGTCTCTTGCTCCTGTTGTGTGGGTAGTCCTCTCCGAAATATTCCCGGTTAAAATACGTGGTGCAGCCATGGCCTTATCTACGTTCTTCCTTTGGGTGGCCTGTTTTATACTCACCTATACTTTCCCCTTGTTTAACGAGATGTTGGGAGCCGCGGGTACTTTCTGGATTTACGGTGGAATCTGTTTGGCAGGATTCCTGTTTATAAAATCACACCTACCCGAAACGAAAGGGAAAAGTCTGGAGCAAATTGAAAAAGAACTTACAAAATAA
- a CDS encoding DUF5107 domain-containing protein yields the protein MSNNVNVWEEDILLPTYGIGKPEKNPMFLEKRVYQGSSGVVYPYPVIEKIEDTCTDKKYHAVYLENEYIKVMILPELGGRVQMAYDKIKKRHFIYYNQVIKPALVGLTGPWISGGIEFNWPQHHRPSTFLPVDFSIDKNEDGSATVWVSEQERMFHQKGMAGFTLRPGRAVLEIQGKLYNPTPVPQTFLWWANPAVSVNDHYQSVFPGDVNAVFDHGKRDVSKYPIATGTYYKMDYSAGVDISRYKNIPVPTSYMAIKSKYDFVGGYENDTQAGVLHVANHHVSPGKKQWTWGNSDFGQAWDRNLTDEDGPYIELMTGVFTDNQPDFSWIQPYEEKTFTQYFMPYRELGVVKNATSDLLMNLESDGKTALLKVFATSQQKQLRMIVKYQGEVCFDRVADLSPEAVFEWEVPVADISKSEVYIYASSGKLLLSWLPEPDAIKEIPDPAKPALDPSDVQSTEQLYLTGLHLEQYRHATYKATDYYEEALRRDAGDVRNNNAMGLLLIRKGQFAKAEPFLRRAVKTLTERNPNPYDGEPLYNLGLSLKFQGKDEEAYEFFYKACWNAAWQDAGYYSLAQLSASKSEWSDALYEIDKSLIRNWHNHRARHLKTLILRRLGRTSDALLLINDSLALDTFNFGCLFERYLLSEKEEDLHRLNTLMRGESHNYEELALDYANAGCWAEALNVANVAIDLVTDLNAIMYYYKSWFLAKLNLTEELTLSIQEAEKQDPGCFFPNRVEAILALQTVISLSQSTPKALYYLGNLWYDKRQYPEAIEAWEKSAKQDGTFPTVLRNLSLAYFNKLSKESEAKELLEKAFSLDTSDSRILMELDQLYKRLNRPHAERFSFLEQFKETAFLRDDLYLEYVTLLNQLGQYEEAIRLIDLRKFHPWEGGEGKVTAQYQLARVEMAKKYLAHGKFDEALTLIEECYTYPPNLGEGKLYGAQENDFDYYKGCAMEGLNRKEEASVLFRRASVGNSQPAAAMYYNDQNPDKIFYQGLALLKLGKEVEARGRFNNLISYGEKHLYDVFKMDYFAVSLPDLQIWDDDMTKKNRIHCYYLMGLGHLGLGNREKADNYFSDLLNLDINHIAKKFL from the coding sequence ATGAGTAACAATGTAAATGTTTGGGAAGAAGACATTCTTCTTCCCACCTATGGAATAGGTAAGCCTGAGAAAAACCCCATGTTTTTGGAAAAACGGGTGTATCAGGGTAGTAGCGGTGTAGTATATCCTTATCCGGTAATAGAGAAGATAGAAGATACCTGTACCGATAAAAAGTACCATGCCGTATATCTGGAAAATGAATATATCAAAGTCATGATTCTTCCGGAATTGGGAGGACGTGTACAGATGGCTTACGACAAGATTAAGAAACGTCATTTTATTTATTATAATCAGGTAATAAAGCCGGCTTTGGTTGGTCTTACCGGTCCCTGGATTTCGGGGGGTATCGAGTTTAACTGGCCACAGCATCACCGGCCAAGTACTTTCTTGCCTGTAGATTTTTCCATTGATAAGAATGAAGACGGAAGTGCAACTGTTTGGGTAAGCGAACAGGAACGGATGTTCCATCAGAAGGGTATGGCTGGTTTCACCCTGCGGCCCGGTCGTGCGGTTCTCGAGATACAAGGTAAGTTGTACAATCCGACTCCGGTTCCTCAAACATTCCTTTGGTGGGCAAATCCGGCGGTATCGGTTAACGACCACTATCAGTCTGTATTTCCGGGTGATGTGAATGCGGTGTTTGATCATGGGAAAAGGGATGTGTCTAAATATCCGATAGCAACCGGAACTTACTATAAAATGGATTATTCAGCTGGTGTGGATATTTCACGTTACAAGAATATCCCGGTTCCTACTTCGTATATGGCTATAAAGTCGAAATACGATTTCGTGGGGGGATACGAGAATGATACGCAGGCGGGTGTTCTTCATGTGGCCAATCACCACGTGTCTCCCGGAAAGAAACAGTGGACGTGGGGAAACAGTGATTTTGGTCAGGCCTGGGACCGCAACCTTACCGATGAGGATGGTCCGTATATTGAATTAATGACCGGCGTATTTACCGATAATCAGCCCGACTTTTCATGGATACAACCTTACGAAGAGAAAACCTTCACTCAATATTTCATGCCCTATCGTGAATTGGGTGTGGTGAAAAATGCCACATCCGATTTGTTGATGAATCTGGAATCCGATGGTAAAACAGCCTTGTTGAAAGTATTTGCTACTTCACAGCAAAAGCAGCTAAGGATGATTGTCAAGTATCAGGGCGAAGTTTGCTTCGACCGCGTTGCCGATTTATCTCCGGAAGCAGTTTTTGAATGGGAGGTGCCGGTTGCTGATATATCAAAATCAGAAGTGTATATATATGCTTCTTCCGGGAAACTGCTGCTTTCGTGGTTGCCCGAGCCGGATGCGATTAAGGAAATCCCTGATCCTGCAAAACCTGCGCTGGACCCCTCGGATGTTCAGTCTACGGAACAACTTTACCTTACAGGACTTCACCTGGAACAATACCGTCACGCTACCTATAAAGCGACCGATTATTATGAAGAAGCTCTTCGCCGGGATGCGGGCGATGTTCGCAATAATAACGCCATGGGACTTTTGCTAATTCGTAAAGGTCAGTTTGCAAAAGCGGAACCATTCCTTCGCCGGGCGGTAAAAACGCTTACCGAACGTAACCCTAATCCGTATGATGGTGAGCCGTTGTATAACTTAGGCTTATCTCTTAAATTTCAGGGAAAAGACGAGGAGGCCTATGAGTTCTTTTATAAAGCTTGCTGGAATGCAGCCTGGCAAGATGCCGGATATTACTCGCTAGCTCAGCTTTCGGCTTCGAAAAGTGAGTGGTCCGACGCTCTATATGAAATTGACAAATCATTGATTCGTAACTGGCATAATCATCGCGCACGCCATCTGAAGACGCTTATTCTGCGTCGCCTTGGACGTACATCGGATGCTTTGTTACTGATCAACGATTCTTTGGCGCTCGATACGTTTAATTTCGGTTGCCTTTTTGAAAGATACCTTCTCTCTGAAAAGGAAGAAGATCTGCATAGGTTAAACACGCTGATGCGTGGTGAGTCTCATAATTACGAAGAACTGGCGCTGGATTATGCGAATGCCGGTTGTTGGGCGGAAGCGCTGAATGTTGCCAATGTAGCCATTGATCTGGTGACCGATCTGAATGCAATTATGTATTACTACAAGAGTTGGTTTCTTGCTAAATTGAATCTTACAGAGGAGTTGACTCTCTCGATACAAGAGGCAGAAAAACAAGATCCGGGATGTTTTTTCCCCAATCGTGTGGAAGCAATCCTGGCTTTGCAAACGGTTATTTCTCTTTCCCAATCAACACCGAAAGCGTTGTATTATTTAGGCAATTTGTGGTACGATAAACGTCAGTATCCGGAGGCCATCGAGGCATGGGAAAAGTCAGCTAAACAGGATGGTACTTTCCCGACTGTGCTTCGTAACTTATCATTGGCCTATTTTAATAAACTGTCGAAAGAGAGTGAGGCTAAAGAATTATTGGAAAAGGCATTTTCGTTGGATACATCGGATTCCCGTATATTGATGGAGCTGGATCAGCTTTACAAAAGATTGAATCGCCCCCATGCGGAACGCTTTTCTTTTCTTGAACAATTTAAAGAAACTGCTTTCCTACGGGATGATCTTTATCTGGAATACGTGACTTTATTGAATCAGCTTGGACAGTACGAAGAAGCGATTCGGTTGATTGATTTGCGTAAGTTTCATCCATGGGAGGGTGGCGAAGGTAAAGTTACCGCTCAATACCAGTTAGCCCGGGTTGAAATGGCAAAGAAATATCTTGCCCATGGTAAATTCGACGAAGCGTTGACACTTATTGAGGAATGTTATACCTATCCTCCTAATTTAGGCGAAGGAAAACTATATGGTGCTCAGGAAAACGATTTTGATTATTACAAAGGTTGTGCCATGGAAGGGCTGAACCGTAAAGAAGAAGCCTCCGTTTTATTCCGCAGAGCAAGTGTTGGAAACAGTCAGCCGGCGGCGGCCATGTATTATAATGACCAGAATCCGGATAAGATATTCTATCAGGGACTGGCTTTATTGAAGCTTGGCAAGGAAGTTGAGGCGCGCGGCCGTTTTAATAACCTTATTTCCTACGGCGAAAAGCACTTGTATGATGTATTTAAAATGGATTACTTTGCAGTTTCTCTTCCTGATCTGCAGATATGGGACGACGACATGACGAAGAAAAACCGTATCCATTGTTATTATCTCATGGGCTTGGGACATCTGGGCTTAGGTAACAGAGAGAAAGCTGACAACTATTTTTCCGATCTGTTGAATTTGGATATCAATCATATCGCTAAAAAGTTTTTGTAA